One genomic segment of Rhizobium gallicum bv. gallicum R602sp includes these proteins:
- a CDS encoding YcbK family protein: MHTILSLVLAGLFALSCYAEAGAQNAKKPPVRLLKHTTSQPYTVQTVSVKVGCFPPKLRAILAHIAAKTGRTPMVTSGLRHSGRAHSQHRHCNAADIRVPGLSERTIVAAAQTAPGIGGIGRYCNGIVHVDIGPKRRWRHC; encoded by the coding sequence ATGCATACGATTTTATCACTCGTTCTTGCTGGCTTGTTCGCTTTGTCCTGTTACGCCGAGGCAGGCGCGCAGAATGCTAAAAAACCCCCAGTAAGACTTCTTAAACACACCACGTCACAGCCCTATACCGTTCAGACCGTCAGCGTCAAAGTCGGCTGCTTCCCGCCGAAACTGAGAGCCATTCTCGCGCATATCGCCGCCAAGACCGGCCGAACACCGATGGTCACGTCCGGTCTTCGGCATTCCGGACGTGCGCATTCTCAGCATCGCCATTGCAACGCCGCCGACATTCGCGTGCCGGGCTTATCGGAACGGACGATCGTCGCGGCAGCGCAGACGGCGCCGGGTATCGGCGGTATCGGGCGCTACTGCAACGGCATCGTCCACGTCGATATCGGGCCGAAGCGGCGCTGGCGCCATTGCTGA
- a CDS encoding VOC family protein, whose protein sequence is MSQSLFLVTLLVDDYDRAKAFYCGALGFDCLQDEVRPEGKRWVVVKPKGGDGAAFLLAKAVNETQKAAIGNQTGGRVGFFLKTDDFARDHAAMLARGVRFLEQPRREIYGTVAVFSDPYGNTFDLIRHAAPTAS, encoded by the coding sequence ATGTCCCAATCCCTCTTCCTGGTCACTCTCCTCGTCGACGACTACGATCGTGCAAAGGCCTTTTATTGCGGAGCGCTTGGCTTCGACTGCCTGCAGGACGAAGTGCGGCCGGAGGGCAAGCGCTGGGTGGTGGTCAAACCGAAGGGTGGGGACGGAGCGGCGTTCCTCCTTGCCAAAGCAGTCAACGAGACACAGAAAGCGGCGATCGGAAATCAAACCGGCGGCCGCGTCGGGTTCTTTTTGAAGACCGATGATTTTGCGCGAGATCATGCCGCCATGCTGGCCAGGGGCGTGCGCTTTTTGGAACAGCCCCGGCGTGAGATTTACGGCACGGTGGCCGTATTTTCCGATCCTTACGGCAATACTTTTGACCTGATCCGGCATGCCGCACCGACCGCCTCTTGA
- the mutS gene encoding DNA mismatch repair protein MutS, giving the protein MNQRIDARNEAFSAAELSTEESRASATPMMEQFIEIKANNPDSLLFYRMGDFYELFFEDALEASRALGITLTKRGQHMGQDIPMCGVPVHAADDYLQKLIGLGFRVAVCEQVEDPAEARKRGSKSVVKRDVIRLVTPGTITEEKLLSPSESNYLMALTRVRGASEPLMALAWIDISTGVFRLAETETSRLLADILRIDPRELILPDTMFHDPELKPVFDVLGRTAVPQPSVLFDSATAENRIARYFGVSTLDGFGTFSRAELAAAAAAVAYVEKTQIAERPALGKPERESGASTLFIDPATRANLELARTLSGDRNGSLLKAIDRTVTGGGARLLAERLMSPLTDPARINERLDSIGFLIEEPRLCGDLRDALKHVPDMPRALSRLALDRGGPRDLWAIRQGLGAASDLAKLLGNALLPQELDAALSGLQALPTALQSLLAEMLADELPLLKRDGGFLRDGANADLDEVRALRDQSRRVIAGLQLQYADETGIRSLKIKHNNILGYFIEVTAGNAGPMTDAPEAKARFIHRQTMANAMRFTTTELADLESRIANAADRALQIELEAFDRMTAAVVAEAEAIKAGARALAIIDVAAALALLAEEQAYCRPLVDASKMFTIEGGRHPVVEQALRRQSSGPFVANNCDLSPVADGKDGAIWLLTGPNMGGKSTFLRQNALIAILAQMGSFVPATSAHIGIVDRLFSRVGASDDLARGRSTFMVEMVETAAILNQATDRSLVILDEIGRGTATFDGLSIAWAAVEHLHEANRCRGLFATHFHELTVLSEKLARLSNATMRVKEWDGDVIFLHEVGPGAADRSYGIQVARLAGLPASVVARARDVLTRLEDADRKNPASQLIDDLPLFQVAVRREDANRGPSKIEEALKGMSLDDMTPREALEALYGLKKQLK; this is encoded by the coding sequence GTGAACCAACGAATAGACGCCAGGAACGAAGCCTTTTCGGCTGCCGAGCTATCCACGGAGGAAAGCCGTGCCTCGGCCACGCCGATGATGGAGCAATTCATCGAGATCAAGGCGAACAATCCCGACTCGCTGCTCTTCTATCGAATGGGCGATTTCTACGAATTGTTCTTCGAAGACGCCCTGGAAGCCTCGCGTGCGCTCGGCATTACGCTCACGAAGCGCGGTCAGCACATGGGGCAAGATATCCCGATGTGCGGCGTTCCCGTGCATGCGGCAGACGATTACCTGCAGAAGCTGATTGGACTGGGCTTCCGGGTCGCCGTCTGCGAACAGGTGGAAGACCCGGCGGAGGCGAGGAAGCGGGGCTCGAAATCCGTCGTCAAACGCGACGTCATCCGCCTTGTCACGCCGGGAACCATCACCGAAGAAAAGCTGCTATCACCCTCTGAATCGAACTATCTAATGGCGCTTACCCGGGTGAGAGGCGCGTCCGAACCGCTGATGGCGCTGGCCTGGATCGACATCTCTACCGGCGTCTTCCGGCTGGCCGAAACTGAGACATCACGGCTGCTTGCCGACATCTTGCGCATCGATCCCCGCGAACTGATCCTGCCGGATACGATGTTTCACGATCCCGAGCTGAAGCCGGTCTTCGACGTGCTTGGCCGCACGGCCGTGCCACAGCCCTCCGTGCTTTTCGACAGTGCGACAGCAGAAAACCGCATCGCGCGCTATTTCGGCGTTTCGACGCTCGACGGATTCGGCACTTTCTCCCGCGCCGAGCTTGCGGCAGCGGCGGCGGCTGTTGCCTATGTCGAGAAGACACAGATCGCCGAACGCCCGGCGCTTGGCAAACCGGAGCGCGAGAGCGGCGCCTCGACGCTCTTCATAGATCCCGCGACCCGCGCCAATCTGGAGCTCGCCCGCACGCTGTCCGGCGACCGCAACGGCTCACTGCTGAAAGCAATCGACCGGACGGTCACCGGTGGAGGAGCCCGCCTTCTCGCAGAACGGCTGATGTCCCCGCTGACCGATCCCGCCCGCATCAACGAGCGGCTGGATTCGATCGGTTTCCTGATCGAGGAGCCCAGGCTTTGCGGCGACCTGCGCGACGCGCTGAAGCACGTGCCGGACATGCCACGCGCACTCTCCCGCCTTGCGCTCGACCGCGGCGGCCCGCGCGATCTCTGGGCGATCCGGCAAGGACTTGGCGCTGCTTCCGATCTTGCAAAGCTGCTCGGCAATGCGCTTTTGCCGCAAGAACTCGATGCGGCCCTTTCCGGGTTGCAGGCCTTGCCTACAGCTCTCCAATCTCTGCTTGCGGAGATGCTCGCCGACGAACTGCCGCTGTTGAAGCGCGACGGGGGCTTCCTGCGGGACGGCGCCAATGCCGATCTCGATGAAGTGCGGGCGCTTCGCGATCAGTCGCGCCGGGTGATCGCCGGATTGCAGCTCCAGTATGCCGACGAGACCGGCATCAGGTCTTTGAAGATCAAGCACAACAATATCCTCGGCTATTTCATCGAAGTGACGGCCGGCAATGCCGGGCCGATGACGGATGCGCCGGAGGCCAAAGCCCGCTTCATCCATCGCCAGACGATGGCGAATGCCATGCGCTTTACGACGACCGAGCTTGCCGACCTGGAAAGCCGGATCGCAAACGCGGCGGACCGCGCGTTGCAGATCGAGCTCGAAGCCTTCGACCGGATGACGGCCGCCGTCGTCGCTGAAGCCGAGGCGATCAAGGCCGGCGCCCGAGCGCTTGCCATCATCGACGTTGCTGCCGCCCTTGCGCTTTTGGCGGAGGAACAGGCCTATTGCCGCCCGCTCGTCGATGCCTCGAAAATGTTCACAATCGAAGGCGGGCGCCATCCCGTTGTCGAACAGGCGCTGCGGCGTCAGTCCTCGGGTCCGTTTGTTGCCAATAATTGCGATCTCTCGCCTGTGGCGGACGGCAAAGATGGGGCGATCTGGCTGCTGACCGGTCCGAATATGGGCGGTAAGTCGACATTCCTGCGCCAGAACGCGTTGATCGCTATCCTGGCGCAGATGGGCTCCTTCGTGCCCGCGACCTCCGCTCACATCGGCATCGTCGACCGCCTCTTCTCCCGCGTCGGCGCCTCGGACGACCTGGCACGAGGGCGCTCGACCTTCATGGTCGAGATGGTCGAGACAGCCGCGATCCTCAACCAGGCGACCGACCGCTCTCTCGTCATCCTCGATGAGATCGGCCGCGGCACTGCGACCTTCGACGGCCTTTCGATTGCCTGGGCGGCCGTGGAACATCTGCATGAGGCAAACCGATGCCGCGGTCTCTTCGCCACGCATTTCCACGAACTGACGGTGCTGTCGGAAAAGCTTGCGCGACTATCCAACGCCACCATGCGCGTCAAGGAATGGGACGGCGACGTCATCTTCCTGCACGAAGTGGGACCGGGTGCGGCGGACCGTTCGTATGGCATCCAGGTGGCCAGGCTCGCCGGCCTGCCAGCGTCTGTCGTCGCACGCGCCCGCGACGTGCTGACGCGCCTGGAAGATGCCGACCGCAAGAACCCGGCAAGCCAACTGATCGACGATCTGCCGCTGTTTCAAGTCGCGGTTCGGCGCGAGGATGCCAATCGAGGACCGTCCAAGATCGAGGAAGCGTTGAAGGGAATGAGCCTCGACGACATGACGCCGCGCGAGGCGCTCGAGGCGCTTTACGGTCTCAAGAAGCAGTTGAAGTAG
- the murJ gene encoding murein biosynthesis integral membrane protein MurJ — MSLVKKFATVGGATLGSRIFGFARETLMAAALGTGSMADVFYAAFRFPNLFRRLFAEGAFNAAFVPLFAKEIEANGTEGAKRFSEEVFGVLFSVLLLITIVMELCMPLLVRFIIAPGFADDPDKFSITIRMAAVMFPYLMCMSLTAMMSGMLNSLHHFFAAAVAPIFLNVVMIGALAYALYSGADPLATAWYLSWGVLAAGILQLAVVYVGVLHAGMSIGFRFPRMTPNVKRLLILAVPAAVTGGITQINQLIGQAIASSRDGAIAALQYADRIYQLPLGVVGVAVGVVLLPELARALKGGNLREAGNLQNRSIEFVLFLTIPAAFALWVLADEIIRVLYERGAFDQQNTALVGSILAIYGIGLPAFVLIKALQPGFYAREDTKTPMRFSAVAVGVNCATALTLFPYLGAPGIAVAEATAGWISTVLLFATLLRRGHLAWEWALARRAALLVVSASVMSGVIVFLQHRWEPWLASSAHLATKVGTLGLLIAISMIVYFATAFLIGGADLGMIRRNLNRKPAPKAEG; from the coding sequence ATGAGCCTCGTCAAGAAATTCGCCACCGTCGGCGGCGCAACCCTCGGCAGCCGCATCTTCGGCTTTGCCCGCGAGACGTTGATGGCGGCCGCCCTCGGCACCGGCTCCATGGCTGACGTCTTCTACGCGGCCTTCCGCTTTCCCAACCTCTTCCGCCGGCTGTTTGCCGAAGGCGCCTTCAACGCAGCCTTCGTGCCGCTCTTCGCCAAAGAGATCGAAGCGAACGGCACGGAAGGAGCAAAGCGGTTTTCCGAAGAGGTTTTCGGAGTGCTTTTTTCGGTGCTGCTGCTCATCACCATCGTGATGGAACTTTGCATGCCGCTGCTCGTACGCTTCATCATCGCGCCGGGCTTTGCCGACGATCCGGATAAGTTCTCAATCACCATCCGCATGGCGGCAGTGATGTTCCCCTATCTCATGTGCATGTCGCTGACGGCGATGATGAGCGGCATGCTGAATTCGCTGCACCACTTCTTCGCCGCAGCGGTCGCGCCCATTTTCCTCAATGTCGTGATGATTGGTGCGCTCGCCTACGCGCTCTATTCTGGCGCAGACCCGCTCGCGACCGCCTGGTATCTCTCCTGGGGCGTACTGGCCGCTGGTATCCTGCAGCTCGCCGTCGTCTATGTCGGCGTCCTCCACGCAGGCATGAGCATTGGCTTTCGCTTCCCGCGAATGACGCCGAACGTCAAGCGGCTGCTGATCCTCGCAGTCCCCGCCGCTGTCACAGGCGGCATCACACAGATCAACCAGCTGATCGGCCAGGCGATCGCCTCGTCCCGCGATGGTGCGATCGCCGCCCTGCAATATGCGGATCGCATCTACCAGCTGCCGCTCGGCGTCGTTGGCGTTGCCGTCGGTGTCGTATTGTTGCCGGAGCTTGCCCGTGCACTGAAGGGCGGCAATCTGCGCGAAGCCGGGAACCTGCAGAACCGCTCGATCGAATTCGTGCTGTTCCTGACGATCCCCGCCGCCTTCGCCCTTTGGGTCCTCGCTGACGAGATCATCCGCGTGCTTTACGAACGTGGCGCCTTCGATCAGCAGAACACAGCGCTTGTCGGCTCGATCCTCGCGATCTACGGCATCGGCCTGCCGGCCTTCGTGCTCATCAAGGCGCTGCAGCCGGGCTTCTACGCCCGCGAGGATACCAAGACGCCGATGCGCTTTTCAGCCGTTGCTGTCGGCGTCAACTGCGCCACGGCTCTGACGCTTTTTCCCTATCTTGGCGCACCGGGCATTGCAGTGGCTGAAGCAACCGCCGGCTGGATCAGCACGGTTCTGCTTTTCGCAACGCTGCTTCGCCGCGGCCATCTGGCCTGGGAATGGGCGCTCGCTCGTCGGGCAGCTCTGCTCGTTGTTTCGGCATCCGTGATGAGCGGTGTCATCGTCTTCCTGCAGCATCGCTGGGAACCCTGGCTCGCTTCCAGTGCCCACCTGGCGACCAAGGTCGGTACGCTCGGCCTTTTGATCGCCATTTCGATGATCGTCTATTTCGCGACCGCCTTTTTGATCGGCGGCGCCGACCTCGGCATGATCCGGCGAAACCTCAACCGGAAGCCTGCGCCCAAAGCCGAGGGCTGA
- a CDS encoding NifU family protein, translating into MFIQTEATPNPATQKFLPGKVVMETGTAEFRSAEEAQASPLAARLFEIPGVTGVYFGYDFISVSKENQEWQHLKPAILGSIMEHFMSGKPVMGDASVLSEELDAGGEFFDEADETIVLTIKELLETRVRPAVAQDGGDITFRGFKDGKVYLNMKGSCSGCPSSTATLKHGVQNLLRHFVPEVQEVIAA; encoded by the coding sequence ATGTTCATTCAGACCGAAGCCACACCGAATCCGGCCACACAGAAGTTCCTGCCGGGCAAGGTGGTGATGGAGACCGGCACGGCCGAGTTCCGCAGCGCCGAGGAAGCCCAGGCGTCGCCGCTTGCTGCGCGCCTTTTTGAAATCCCGGGCGTAACCGGTGTCTATTTCGGCTATGACTTCATTTCTGTCTCCAAGGAGAACCAGGAGTGGCAGCACCTGAAGCCCGCCATCCTTGGCTCCATCATGGAACACTTCATGTCCGGGAAGCCGGTCATGGGTGATGCCTCCGTGCTTTCGGAAGAGCTCGATGCCGGCGGTGAATTCTTCGATGAGGCCGACGAGACCATCGTGCTCACCATCAAGGAGCTACTTGAAACCCGCGTTCGCCCGGCGGTTGCCCAAGATGGCGGCGACATCACGTTCCGCGGCTTCAAAGATGGCAAGGTCTACCTTAACATGAAGGGCTCCTGTTCCGGCTGCCCCTCGTCCACGGCAACACTGAAGCATGGCGTCCAGAACCTGCTTCGTCATTTCGTTCCCGAAGTGCAGGAAGTCATCGCCGCCTGA
- a CDS encoding [protein-PII] uridylyltransferase, whose product MQTKRDAVAPREQEAAPRMATMSEIDFSEILDTALLQRLCDAVAEANKTRPDVMRSDLLAMLKKASSDGRQKACELLSADGSGLGCARRISWLQDQIITVLYEFVSAHMFPQQKDKFAVTAVGGYGRDTLAPGSDIDLLFLFQPRPAEETHKAVEFMLYVLWDMGFKVGHATRTIEECMALSRSDMTIRTAILEMRYICGLKSLATELETRFDKEIVTGTGPEFIAAKLAERDERHRKAGDTRYLVEPNVKEGKGGLRDLHTLFWISKYYYHVRDTAELVALGVLSKHEYRVFEKADDFLWAVRCHMHFLTGKAEERLSFDIQREIAEALGYHSRPGLSAVERFMKHYFLVAKDVGDLTRILCAALEDQQAKSTPGLTGVISRFAHRSRKIAGSTEFMEDRGRIALASPDVFKHDPVSIIRLFHVADINGLEFHPDALKRVTRSLNLIDNNLRENDEANRLFMSILTSNGDPALILRRMNEAGVLGRFIPEFGKIVAMMQFNMYHHYTVDEHLIRTVDVLSEIDKGKADDLHPLANKLMPGIEDREALYVAVLLHDIAKGRQEDHSIAGARVARKLCSRFGLSQKQTELVVWLIEEHLTMSMVAQTRDLTDRKTITDFADRVQSLDRLKMLLVLTICDIRAVGPGVWNGWKGQLLRTLYYETELLLAGGFSEVSRKERANSAAEALFNALSDWSQKDRKTYSKLHYQPYLLSVPLEDQVRHADFIRQADKNGQALATTVRTDSFHAITEITVLSPDHPRLLAVIAGACAAAGANIVDAQIFTTSDGRALDTIHVSREFQDDADELRRAGTIGRMIEDVLSGHKRLPEVIATRTKNRKRSKAFVIPPSVNITNNLSNKFTVIEVECLDRTGLLSEITAMLSDLSLDIQSARITTFGEKVIDTFYVTDLVGQKISSDTKRANITARLKAVMAGEEDELRERMPSGIIAPAASARTSQPGEKKAGPPA is encoded by the coding sequence ATGCAGACGAAACGAGACGCGGTCGCACCGCGCGAACAGGAAGCCGCTCCGCGCATGGCGACGATGAGTGAGATCGATTTCTCAGAAATTCTCGACACGGCCCTGTTGCAAAGACTCTGCGACGCCGTTGCCGAAGCCAACAAGACCCGGCCGGACGTCATGCGCTCCGACCTGCTTGCCATGCTCAAAAAGGCAAGCAGCGACGGGCGCCAAAAGGCCTGCGAGCTTCTATCTGCCGATGGCAGCGGACTTGGCTGCGCCCGGCGCATCTCCTGGCTGCAGGACCAGATCATCACGGTACTCTACGAGTTCGTCAGCGCACATATGTTCCCGCAGCAGAAGGACAAGTTCGCCGTGACGGCGGTCGGCGGCTACGGCCGCGATACGCTGGCGCCGGGCTCCGACATCGACCTGCTCTTCCTCTTTCAGCCAAGACCAGCAGAGGAGACGCACAAGGCTGTCGAGTTCATGCTCTATGTCCTTTGGGATATGGGCTTCAAGGTCGGCCACGCGACAAGGACGATCGAGGAGTGCATGGCGCTCTCCAGGTCCGACATGACGATCCGCACGGCGATCCTCGAGATGCGCTACATCTGCGGCCTGAAATCGCTTGCAACGGAGCTTGAGACCCGCTTCGACAAGGAGATCGTGACCGGCACAGGACCGGAATTTATCGCCGCCAAACTTGCCGAACGCGATGAACGCCACCGCAAGGCAGGCGACACACGCTACCTCGTCGAACCCAACGTCAAGGAGGGCAAGGGCGGGCTGCGCGATCTCCACACGCTCTTCTGGATCTCGAAATACTACTATCACGTCCGCGACACGGCCGAACTCGTAGCTCTCGGCGTTCTCTCCAAGCATGAGTACCGCGTGTTCGAGAAGGCCGACGATTTCCTCTGGGCGGTGCGCTGCCACATGCACTTTCTGACCGGCAAGGCGGAGGAACGGCTTTCTTTCGACATCCAGCGGGAGATTGCCGAAGCGCTCGGATATCACTCGCGCCCCGGCCTTTCGGCCGTCGAGCGCTTCATGAAGCACTACTTCCTGGTGGCAAAGGACGTCGGCGACCTGACGCGCATCCTCTGCGCGGCTCTCGAAGACCAGCAGGCAAAATCGACGCCCGGGCTCACCGGGGTGATCAGCCGTTTTGCCCATCGCAGCCGCAAGATCGCCGGCAGCACCGAATTCATGGAGGATCGCGGTCGCATCGCGCTCGCCAGCCCGGACGTGTTCAAGCACGATCCCGTCAGCATCATTCGCCTCTTCCACGTTGCCGATATCAATGGCCTCGAGTTCCATCCCGATGCTCTGAAGCGGGTCACCCGATCGCTCAACCTCATCGACAACAACCTGCGCGAAAACGACGAGGCGAACCGCCTCTTCATGTCGATCCTCACCTCCAACGGCGACCCGGCGCTCATTTTGCGCCGCATGAACGAAGCAGGCGTACTTGGCCGCTTCATTCCGGAATTCGGCAAGATCGTCGCGATGATGCAGTTCAACATGTACCACCACTATACAGTGGATGAGCATCTGATCCGTACCGTCGACGTGCTCTCGGAAATCGACAAGGGCAAGGCCGACGACCTGCATCCACTCGCCAACAAGCTGATGCCGGGGATCGAAGACCGGGAGGCGCTTTATGTCGCAGTCCTTCTCCACGACATCGCCAAGGGCCGCCAGGAAGACCATTCGATCGCCGGCGCCCGCGTCGCCCGCAAACTCTGCTCCCGCTTCGGCCTGTCGCAGAAGCAGACGGAACTCGTCGTCTGGCTGATAGAGGAGCATCTGACGATGTCGATGGTTGCCCAGACCCGCGATCTCACCGACCGCAAGACGATTACCGACTTCGCCGATCGCGTTCAATCGCTCGATCGCCTGAAGATGCTGCTGGTCCTGACGATCTGCGACATCCGCGCCGTCGGCCCCGGCGTCTGGAACGGCTGGAAGGGCCAGCTGCTGAGGACGCTCTATTACGAGACCGAACTGCTGCTTGCCGGCGGCTTTTCGGAGGTCTCGCGCAAGGAGCGCGCCAATTCCGCGGCCGAAGCGCTGTTCAACGCGCTTTCCGATTGGAGCCAGAAGGATCGCAAGACCTACAGCAAGCTGCACTACCAGCCTTACCTGCTTTCCGTGCCGCTGGAAGACCAAGTCCGTCACGCCGATTTCATCCGCCAGGCGGACAAGAACGGCCAGGCGCTCGCGACAACCGTGCGAACGGACAGTTTCCACGCGATCACCGAAATCACCGTGCTCTCGCCAGACCACCCGCGCCTGCTCGCCGTTATTGCCGGTGCATGTGCTGCAGCAGGAGCCAACATTGTCGATGCGCAGATTTTCACGACGTCGGACGGGCGCGCGCTGGATACGATCCATGTCAGCCGCGAATTCCAGGATGATGCGGACGAGCTTCGCCGCGCCGGCACGATCGGGCGCATGATCGAAGACGTACTGTCGGGCCACAAGCGGCTGCCGGAAGTCATCGCCACGCGCACGAAGAACCGCAAGAGGAGCAAGGCCTTCGTCATTCCGCCTTCGGTCAACATCACCAACAACCTATCGAACAAGTTCACCGTCATCGAAGTCGAATGCCTTGACCGCACCGGCCTGCTTTCGGAAATCACCGCGATGCTTTCTGATCTTTCGCTCGACATCCAGTCAGCCCGCATCACCACCTTTGGCGAAAAGGTCATAGACACCTTCTATGTCACAGACCTCGTCGGCCAGAAAATTTCCAGCGACACCAAGCGGGCCAATATCACCGCCCGGCTGAAGGCGGTGATGGCCGGCGAAGAAGATGAGCTTCGCGAGCGCATGCCGTCCGGCATCATCGCGCCCGCCGCCTCCGCGCGGACATCGCAGCCGGGCGAAAAGAAAGCCGGGCCGCCGGCATGA
- the trpS gene encoding tryptophan--tRNA ligase — MTEFKELVFSGVQPTGNLHLGNYLGAIRKFVALQEGNDCIYCVVDLHSLTAQLVHDDLPGQIRSIAAAFIASGIDPKKHIVFNQSAVPQHAELAWIFNCVARIGWMNRMTQFKDKAGKDRENASLGLLAYPSLMAADILVYRGTHVPVGDDQKQHLELARDIAMKFNLDYQEHIRRAGRGIDITVGDEPVHAYFPMVEPLIEGPAPRVMSLRDGTKKMSKSDPSDLSRINLLDDEEAISKKIRKAKTDPDGLPSEVEGLKGRPEADNLVGIYAALADKTKTEVLAEFGGQQFSVFKPALVDLAVQVLSPITGEMRRLMDDTSHIDAILRNGGERARARAEATMKDVRDIIGFLY; from the coding sequence GTGACCGAATTCAAAGAGCTCGTATTTTCTGGCGTTCAGCCGACCGGCAATCTCCATCTCGGCAACTATCTCGGCGCGATCCGCAAGTTCGTGGCACTGCAGGAAGGCAACGATTGCATCTATTGCGTCGTCGACCTGCACTCCCTCACGGCGCAGCTCGTGCACGACGACCTGCCGGGCCAGATCCGCTCAATCGCCGCAGCCTTTATCGCCTCCGGCATCGATCCAAAAAAGCATATCGTCTTCAACCAGTCGGCCGTGCCGCAGCATGCCGAGCTCGCCTGGATCTTCAATTGCGTTGCCCGCATCGGCTGGATGAACCGCATGACGCAGTTCAAGGACAAGGCCGGCAAGGACCGCGAAAATGCTTCCCTCGGCCTGCTTGCCTATCCGAGCCTGATGGCGGCCGACATCCTCGTCTATCGCGGCACGCATGTTCCGGTCGGTGACGACCAGAAACAGCATCTTGAACTCGCCCGCGATATCGCGATGAAGTTCAACCTTGATTATCAGGAACACATTCGCCGTGCCGGCCGCGGCATCGACATTACCGTCGGCGACGAGCCGGTGCACGCCTATTTTCCGATGGTCGAACCGTTGATCGAAGGCCCTGCTCCGCGCGTGATGTCGCTGCGCGACGGCACGAAGAAGATGTCGAAATCCGATCCGTCCGATCTCTCGCGCATCAATCTGCTGGATGACGAGGAAGCCATCTCGAAGAAGATCCGCAAGGCGAAGACCGATCCGGACGGCTTGCCGAGCGAGGTCGAGGGCCTGAAGGGCCGCCCGGAAGCCGACAATCTCGTCGGCATCTATGCGGCTCTTGCCGACAAGACGAAGACTGAGGTACTTGCCGAATTCGGCGGCCAACAGTTCTCCGTCTTCAAGCCGGCGCTGGTCGACCTCGCCGTTCAGGTGCTCTCGCCGATCACCGGCGAAATGCGCCGTCTGATGGACGATACGAGCCATATCGACGCAATCCTGCGCAATGGCGGAGAGCGTGCTCGGGCGCGCGCCGAAGCGACCATGAAGGATGTCCGTGACATCATCGGCTTCCTCTACTAG
- a CDS encoding universal stress protein gives MVSKRLSRLEGHRRKFMAVIDGTPECQSAVHYAGRRAKNSNGGLVLVYVIPEGDFQQWLGVEEIMRAEAREEAEAVVAKSAQVVRETIGIEPEIVIREGSAVEEINAVIEEDRDIAILVLAASSAKEGPGPLVSSVVGKAAAFPIPVTVLPDTLTNEELDALA, from the coding sequence ATGGTATCAAAGCGACTCTCACGGCTCGAAGGGCATCGCCGCAAATTCATGGCGGTGATCGATGGCACACCTGAATGCCAGAGCGCTGTGCATTATGCCGGCCGGCGCGCCAAGAATTCCAATGGCGGGCTGGTGCTTGTCTACGTGATTCCCGAGGGCGATTTTCAGCAATGGCTGGGCGTCGAGGAGATCATGCGGGCCGAAGCCCGTGAGGAGGCCGAGGCCGTTGTCGCCAAATCGGCACAGGTGGTCCGCGAAACGATCGGCATCGAGCCGGAAATCGTTATCCGCGAGGGAAGTGCGGTCGAGGAAATCAATGCGGTGATCGAAGAAGACCGCGACATCGCGATCCTGGTGCTGGCCGCAAGCTCCGCCAAGGAAGGACCGGGACCGCTGGTGTCGTCCGTTGTGGGAAAAGCCGCGGCTTTTCCGATCCCCGTCACCGTGCTGCCTGACACGCTGACGAACGAAGAACTGGATGCGCTGGCCTAA